In Bos taurus isolate L1 Dominette 01449 registration number 42190680 breed Hereford chromosome 11, ARS-UCD2.0, whole genome shotgun sequence, one DNA window encodes the following:
- the OR1L22 gene encoding olfactory receptor family 1 subfamily L member 22, which yields MRWDNISSPSEFILLGLSSRPEDQKPLFVLFVTIYLVTLMGNLIIILAIYSDIRLQTPMYFFLKSLSFVDICYTTVIIPKMLINFLSEAKTILYSECMTQAYFCLSFGNVDSYVLGAMAIDRYVAICKPFHYITIMSYKCCVLLLIISLTIPFLHSLLHVHLLNQLTFCASNIIHHFFCELKAMLKLSCSSTYVNEIVIKTEGLSVVMAPFMCIIISYLRILTTVLKIPSTAGKYKAFSTCGSHLTMVSLFYGSISYVYLQPLNSYTVKDRIATVIYTMLTSMLNPFIYSLRNKDLKQGLGKLIGRIKSQ from the coding sequence ATGAGATGGGACAACATATCAAGTCCTTCTGAGTTTATCCTACTGGGGCTCTCCTCTAGGCCTGAGGACCAGAAGCCTCTATTTGTCCTCTTTGTTACTATCTACCTGGTCACTCTGATGGGAAACCTGATCATTATCCTGGCCATCTATTCAGATATTCGTTTACagacccccatgtacttctttctgAAAAGCCTGTCCTTCGTTGATATTTGCTACACAACAGTTATTATTCCAAAGATGCTGATAAACTTCTTATCAGAGGCAAAGACCATCCTCTATAGTGAGTGCATGACCCAGGCATACTTCTGCCTCTCCTTTGGAAATGTAGATAGTTATGTCCTAGGGGCCATGGCCATTGACCGCTACGTGGCCATATGCAAACCCTTTCATTACATCACCATCATGAGCTATAAATGTTGTGTCCTTCTACTGATAATCTCCCTCACCATCCCATTTCTTCATTCACTCCTTCATGTCCACTTGCTGAATCAACTCACCTTCTGTGCCTCCAACATTATCCATCATTTCTTCTGTGAACTCAAGGCAATGCTGAAGTTGTCCTGCTCATCTACATATGTCAATGAGATAGTGATAAAGACAGAAGGACTGTCTGTGGTGATGGCCCCCTTTATGTGCATCATTATCTCTTATCTGAGGATTCTCACCACTGTTCTGAAGATCCCTTCAACTGCCGGGAAGTACAAGGCCTTCTCTACCTGTGGTTCCCACCTCACCATGGTGAGCCTGTTTTATGGGAGCATCAGCTATGTCTATCTCCAACCTTTGAACAGCTACACCGTCAAGGATCGGATAGCAACAGTCATCTACACTATGTTAACTTCCATGCTAAACCCTTTCATCTACAGTCTGAGAAACAAAGATTTGAAACAGGGTTTGGGGAAACTGATAGGTAGGATAAAGTCACAGTGA